TGCTAATGTTTTTTAATTTGCTTCCTTTTCCACCATTAGACGGCGGTTGGATATTTAGATTTTTCTTATCAGATAGAGGAAAAAATACTTATGACAGAATATACCCTTATGGTTTTTTAATATTATATGCTTTGCTTTTCTTTGGCATATTAAGAACTATACTTTCATTTATACAAACTATAGCAACATATATATTGGGTAATTCTATTAATGCATTATTTTCTATATAAGATTAATATAGTTATTTAAAAATTTATTTTCATTAATGCTTTGATGTAATTTAAACAACTATATTTTGTTATATATTTTTTATTCAACTTTTTCCCGCGTACGAGCTGTACCACCTTGCCGCATTACTCGTCGTAAGGGCTTTCCGCACGGTAATGCTATGCTTTAATTATAACTTCTTAGTCGTGCGGGGGAGTGCCTTTTAATATACAATTAAATTATAAAATTTATATTGTTCTTTTTCCCGCAGCTACGAGGTGAGGACTCCGTCAAAGAACCAAAAAGTGCAAGTGTTATAGCTTTGTCATTTGGAATATGTATTAGTATAAAATAATAGATGTATCTTTGTGTAAAAAATGCAGTTCTTTTGGTTCTTTTATACCAATGCCCACAGGCACTTCCTTCGGTCGTACCGAGTAGGTGCCTATCGGCAAGAGAACTTGGGGTGCGGGGGCTAGCCCCAGAGAATAAAAAACATAAAAATATTTTTTGACAGACTTAAACATTTTTACTATATAGTAAAACAATTATTTTCTATCAACTTTTTCCCGTAGCAAAAAGTACAAATGTTATAGCTTTGTATGTTTGTAGTATTTATATAGTATAATCTTAACAAGTGAACTTCCTTCAGTCGCAAAACAAGTGGGTGTACGGGGTAGTCACCGAGAACAACAAAAAACATAGGAACTAGTAGTCGTATTGTTTTCTTTTATCTGCTGGTCTTCCTAAATACCACCAATCGCCCGGGCCATAAAACATATATTCTATAGAAAAATCAACCGTTGATGTGTTTGGTACATTTCCAGAACCAAGTATAACTTTTCGGTATGTAATAGTCATATATAAAAAATCTGATATCGTAGCTTTAAACTTTACAAAAGGCTCTAAATAACTATAATCTCTTTTTTTAGGCTGATATGGAAAAATATAACTAACCCCTGTATATAATGTCATAAAAGGTGATGTTATAATTTCTACTCCTCCAATTACTTCACCTAATTCTAATATATCTCTTTGTAGATTATCCCTTGTATCAAATACATAAGCAAATAATATATTAACTGGTATCACTTTAGGCACTATTCCAAGTAAAAAAGCTCCATTAAAATTAAAAGCATCTCTATTTTCACCAAGAATACTTTTAGAGAAATTATAGCTCATACCAACTTTGGCTCCTAATGATAAATACCAATCTAAAAATGTTACTTTAGCTGTGGCATTTATAGCATCAAAACTAAAAGAATCTGTCATGTTAGTAAGCCCTGTTAAATCTTGTCTTGTATCTTGCCTTTGGTATAAAAAGCTTGCAGATACTCCTAATTCTACAAAATTAATAGGCCTCACCATAAAATATGGCATAAATGTGAATGATAAATTTCTTTTACTTATATTTTGGTCTAATGGATCATTTATATATAATTTATAATTCTGAAACCAAGAGTTATATTCATAATATATGCCCCCTATCCCAACAGAAAACATTTTATCTTTTTCTATTAGAGGAGATATATCAAAATAAAAATCATTTCTTGCAGCATGAGATAATTGGCTAATAGCAGCTAATATTATTAATATAAAAAATATTCTGATTTTCATTCTTTAAGTATATCATAAAGATAAGTCTTTTTCTATACTGTAACCATATCTTAACTGAGTAATTAATACTTGATATATTTGCTGAGTTTTAGCTTCTATTACTAAAGTCTCTAATGCTTTTTGAGCTTCTTGATATGGAAGAGAATCTATTTTATATATAGCTCCATATTGTTTATAAGCCTGATTAATTTCTTCTTCAGTAGGCTTAGGTATTTTAGCCCTTATTGTTTTATCTATATAGTTAGCAGTAACAGCATTTCTTGTTATTAGATTATCTAAAGATTTAGCTTCTGGTGTATTATAAAAACCTGTTTTTTTAGCATCATAAAGCATAACTTCCATAGCTACAAAAGCATTAAACATACTGTCTCTTGCTTGTGCTTTTAATGCAGGAGGTATATTGTCGCCTGCTTGTTTTAAGTTTTCATTAAACATGTCATTAAATCTAGATAATGGTATAGTTGTTTCTTCTATTGTAATACAAGGGTCTTTAGTAGAAGAATATTCAAATTTTGTATAATTAGTTTTTGCATTTCTTATTATTCTATCATATTCATTACGCATACGCTCTTGAATTATAGCATATTCTATTTGAAGAGATAATTGGTCAAAAGTAGCATTTGGCGGTAAGCGGTTTTTATTAGTATTATAAAAACTTCTTTTTTCAGCTTCTGTTACAATGCTAAAGTCTTTAGGTACTTTTTTTTGCATATATAATTGTACTATTTGATTATCTCTTTCTTTTTCTATTCTAGCTTTTAAATCATCATCTTTGTCATAACCTTCTTCTACGGCTTTAATATATAAAACTTCTTGTTCTATTATTTGATTGGCTACTTGCCATAATTGAAGCTCATTTGTAATAATCATATTAACAGCTTCTTCATTGCCGCCTCTTAATGTAACTA
This is a stretch of genomic DNA from Brachyspira sp. SAP_772. It encodes these proteins:
- a CDS encoding peptidylprolyl isomerase, translated to MKKILLITSILFIFVCSLYSNDDFAIRIKDSQGNIKKLITKDEFLNDITNLVTLRGGNEEAVNMIITNELQLWQVANQIIEQEVLYIKAVEEGYDKDDDLKARIEKERDNQIVQLYMQKKVPKDFSIVTEAEKRSFYNTNKNRLPPNATFDQLSLQIEYAIIQERMRNEYDRIIRNAKTNYTKFEYSSTKDPCITIEETTIPLSRFNDMFNENLKQAGDNIPPALKAQARDSMFNAFVAMEVMLYDAKKTGFYNTPEAKSLDNLITRNAVTANYIDKTIRAKIPKPTEEEINQAYKQYGAIYKIDSLPYQEAQKALETLVIEAKTQQIYQVLITQLRYGYSIEKDLSL